The following DNA comes from Haloarchaeobius salinus.
TCGACCAGGTTGGGGTCGTAGTTGTCCACCTGCGCGGTGGCCTCGTCGTCGGTGATATGCGCGAGGTCAGAGAGCAGCGAGCGCACGCCAGCCACCGAGTGTGCCAGCCCGACCTGGGTGCCGTTCAGCAGCACCGACCGGAACCGGTCGCGCTCGAACGGCAGGTCGAACATGTCGGCGACGGCGACGTTCTCGACGCCCCGCTCGCGGGCCGCCTGCACCGCGCCGGGGCTCACGTCGACGCCGAGTACCTCGGTTCCCCGGTCCTCGAAGAAGCGGACGTGCTGGCCCGCGCCACAGCCGAGGTCGAGAACCGGGCCGTCGAGGCCGGCCAGGCGTGCGCGCTGCTCGTCGTCCCAGTCCTCGTGGCTGCCGAAGTAGTTCTCCGCGATGTGGCCGTCCATCCGGTCCTCGCCGTCGACGTACCGACAGTCGCCGAGTTCACCGCGCTGGAAGTCCCGCATCGCCGTGCCGAGTGCGTCTGCTGCCATACAGATGAGCTAACACACCGCAATTGTAATAAAACTGTAATGAAAGGTGGTACCAATCCACAGTTGTGAACGTTTAGCGTCCACGGGGAGCAGCGTCGCCGGTCGGGAGAAAACACTTGACCGACCGTAGAGAACCCCGCGACGTGCATCGTCGTCAACTCCTCCACGCACTCACCGCCACCACCGTCACCACGCTCGCCGGCTGTTCGTTCGGCGGCGAGTACCACGACTTCGAGGCCGACAACCGGCGCGACGACGCCGAAACGGTCAGTGTGGCATGGGACGACACCGAGGAGCAGTTCTCGCTCGCCCCCGGGGAGTCCGTCTCGCGACGCGACCTCCTGCCCGACGATGGCACAACCACCGTCGATGTCGAGGCGAGGCTGCCGACGTCCACGAGCGCATCGAGTGGACCGGAAGCGGCACGCTCCGGGTCAGTATCGATACCCTCGACGTCTCCATCGGCAGAACCTACGACGACTGAAAATCGAACACTCGATTACCCGAACGGCCCGCCACCGCCGCCCATCCCGCCCATGCCGCCACCGCCGCCGCCCTGCTGTTGCATCTTCTTCATCATGCGCTGCATGTCGCCGTCCATACCGCCCTGGAACTGCTTCAGGGTCTGCTCCATCATCTTGTGCTGCTGGAGCAGCTCGCGGATCTTCTCCTCGGGCTGGCCGGAGCCCCGCGAGATGCGTTCGACCTGTGACTGGCCGACCGAGCGCGGGTTCTCCATCTCGTCGTCGGTCATCGAGTCCATGATGACCTCGAAGCTGCGCATGCGCTCCTGGGTGACGTCCATCGCGTCGTCGGGGAGCTGGTCCTTCAGCCCGCCGCCGCCGAAGCCCGGGATCATGTCCATCACCTGGTCGAGCGGGCCCATGCGGTTCATCGCGTCCATCTGCTTTTTCATGTCCTTCAGGGTGAACTTGCCCTGGAGCATGTCCTCCGGGTCCCAGTCCTCTTCCTCCTCCTGGGTCTCCTCCATCGCGCGCTCGACGCGCTCGACGAGCGAGCCCAGGTCGCCCATGCCGAGCAGGCGGGAGATGAACCCCTCCGGCTCGAAGCGCTCGATGTCCTGGACCTCCTCGCCGGTCCCGAGGAAGGCGATGGAGGAGTCCGTCTCGTTGACGGCGGTCAGCGCGCCGCCACCCTTCGCGGTGCCGTCGAGCTTCGTGATGACGACGCCGCCGATGCCGACGGACTCGTCGAACTGCTGGGCCTGCTCCTTCGCGCCCTGCCCGATTGCGGCGTCGAGCACCAGCAGCGAGATGTCCGGGTCGACGGTCGCCTCGATCTCCTCGATCTCCTCGATGAGGTCGTCCTCCAGCGCGTGCCGGCCGGCCGTGTCGACGATGTGGACGTCGGCGTCCTCGGTCGCCTCCAGCCCCTTCCGGGCGATGTCGACCGGGTCGTCGTTGTCGGGGTCGCCGTAGAACTCCACCTCGGCGCGCTCGGCCATCTGCTTGGCCTGGTCGTACGCACCCGGACGGAACGTGTCCGTCTGGATGACCGCCGGGCGGAGCCCCTTCTTCGAGAACCACCACGCCATCTTCGCCGCGGAGGTCGTCTTCCCCGACCCCTGCAGGCCGGCGAGCATGATGGTCTGCTCCTCCAGCGGGAGCTCCGTCGAGTCACCGATGAGGTCGACCAGCTCCTCGTAGACGATGCGGAGGACGAAGTCACGCGCCGGTGTGCCCGACGGCGGCTCCTCCTCCAGCGCGCGCTGTTTGATGTTGTCCGACAGCTCCATCACGAGGGAGACGTCGACGTCCGCCTGCAGTAGCGACCGCTGGATCTCCTTGACGACCTCCTCGACGTCCTCCTCGGAGATGCGTGA
Coding sequences within:
- a CDS encoding signal recognition particle protein Srp54; this encodes MVLDDLGSSLRGTLDKLRGKSRISEEDVEEVVKEIQRSLLQADVDVSLVMELSDNIKQRALEEEPPSGTPARDFVLRIVYEELVDLIGDSTELPLEEQTIMLAGLQGSGKTTSAAKMAWWFSKKGLRPAVIQTDTFRPGAYDQAKQMAERAEVEFYGDPDNDDPVDIARKGLEATEDADVHIVDTAGRHALEDDLIEEIEEIEATVDPDISLLVLDAAIGQGAKEQAQQFDESVGIGGVVITKLDGTAKGGGALTAVNETDSSIAFLGTGEEVQDIERFEPEGFISRLLGMGDLGSLVERVERAMEETQEEEEDWDPEDMLQGKFTLKDMKKQMDAMNRMGPLDQVMDMIPGFGGGGLKDQLPDDAMDVTQERMRSFEVIMDSMTDDEMENPRSVGQSQVERISRGSGQPEEKIRELLQQHKMMEQTLKQFQGGMDGDMQRMMKKMQQQGGGGGGMGGMGGGGGPFG
- a CDS encoding class I SAM-dependent methyltransferase, giving the protein MAADALGTAMRDFQRGELGDCRYVDGEDRMDGHIAENYFGSHEDWDDEQRARLAGLDGPVLDLGCGAGQHVRFFEDRGTEVLGVDVSPGAVQAARERGVENVAVADMFDLPFERDRFRSVLLNGTQVGLAHSVAGVRSLLSDLAHITDDEATAQVDNYDPNLVDDDLFGYRPDPRDGFAHRTFHFEYEPRDGDRILGRALHFLLFSPDRLRGICVGTPWSVVEVEHHHEVYYNARLAK